The genomic DNA AATCCCTACCAAATGACGAAATAGTCGTAGTTACAAGAGATCTTGGTGGCGGTGCTCACGAGGTATTTCAAAAAAAGATCATGAAAGATATCAAAGTTAGCAAAAACGTCATCCAGTCACCATCAATGGGCGCACTTGTCTCAAAAATAATCGAAAATAAAAACGCTATTGGCTACGCATCTTTTGGCATCACAAACCAAAACAAAGGCAAGCTAATACCGCTAAACGTTGACGGCGTCGAGCCAACTGTTAAAAACATAGTTGATGGCAAATACTACATCTCTCGCCCGCTCATCATCGTAAAAAGTGGCGATCTAAGCAAGAGTGAGCAAATTTTTGTTGATGTGCTAAATTCAGCCGAAGGTCAAAAGACTATCGAAAAAATGGGATTTATACCAGTAAAATAGCCAATGATAGGGCAAATTTTTAAAGGTGGGGTATATGCTTTCACACTTTTATCCGCCATGCTTTTGCTTTTACTCGTGGGGTTTTTGCTGCTAAATTCCACGAGTTTTTTTGCAGAAGTAAGTCTCTTTGACTTCTTACTAAATGGCGACTGGGACGTTAGCACGGAGCCATTTAGCTTTGGGCTTTTTAATATCCTAGTCGCAAATTTCGCAGTTGCATTTCTAGCTTGCATATTTTCATTTTTCATCTCCCTTGGCGTTACTATCTTTATCTGCTTTTTTGCGAGTGCTTGGCTTAGGCATGTGCTAGACTGGATGATAAGAATTTTAGCTGGTATACCCTCGATCATTTACGGATTTTTTGCACTTTACACGGTTGTAAAAATTTTAGAGTCAGGACTAAAAATGTCCGCTGGAGAGTCAGTTTTGGCGGCTAGTCTCATCCTTAGCATCATGATCCTGCCATTTTTTACATCACACCTGCTTCAAAGTGTAGATCTGTTAAAGCAAAATTTCAAAACAAACTCAGATGCGCTTGGCGTAAGCACTGGATATTTTATACGTAAGATCATTTTTAGAAAGTCAATAAGAGCTAGCATTTCAGGCTTTATACTCGCATTTTCAAGGGCAGCTGGCGAGACGATGGCTGTGATGATGGTCATAGGCAACACCCCGCTTTTTCCGCACCTGCTCTCAAAAGCTCAGACCATACCATCTCTAATAGCCCTTGAAATGGGCATGAGCGAGGCTGGCAGCCTGCACTATCACGCTCTTATTGCAAGCGGATTTATCCTGCTTGTTTTTATATTTATGCTAAATATTTTTATCTTTAAATTTGAGAAAAACAATGAACGCTTTTAAAGATCATCTAGTCAAATTTTATGCCTATCTTTGCGTATTTATAGTGGTTGCGGTGATATTTTGGATATTTTATTTCATCTTTGCAAATGGCATCTCTCAGATAAATTTAGACTTTCTAACCAAAAATCCACAAGGTTTAAATTTAGGTGAGAGTGGTGGCATAAGAGATGCCATCATAGGCTCATTTTTGCTGATGATCCTATCTATGATATTTTCCGCGCTCCTTGGCGTTAGCTGCGCCATTTATAGGCAAATTTACTGCACTTCTAGCACGATCAAGCTCGGCCTTAAATTTATCATCCAAACGATGGCTTCTATTCCTTCTATCTTGCTTGGGATGTTTGTTTATGGGCTTTTTATCGTTAGTCTTGATATCCCCAAAAGCCTGCTAACAGCTAGCATTACGCTTGCTTTGATGGTCTTTCCATTTGTTGAAGTAAGCGTTGAAAAGGTGATCTCACAGATCGATGAGAAGATGTTAAGAGATAGCTTCGCGCTTGGCGTTGATAAAAATTTCATGGCTAGAAAGCTAGTTTTGCCAACCATTAGAAAAAATATCATATCGATCTTGATTCTTGCTGGCAGCTACGCCATAGGAGCCACCGCGCCGCTACTTTTAACTGGAGTCGTCTTCATGGCAAAGGCAGAAGGCCTGCTCTCGCCAGTCATGGCACTGCCTTTTCACCTGCACATGCTCTTAAGCCAGTCAGTCGCAACGCAAAATGCCTACGCCACGGCGCTCGTGCTCATTTTTATACTGATCATTTTACACCTGCTTTCAGCCGTAGTTTTATTTGATATAGGAGAGAAAATTGCCAAATATTTTAAACATAAAAGATCTTAGTATCTTTTACCAAGACAATGAAATTTTAAAAGATCTAAATCTTAGCGTCGCCGAAAACGAGATCATCTGCCTAATGGGTAGCTCAGGATGTGGTAAATCGACATTTCTATCAGCGCTAAATGGCTTTTTGGAGCAAAAGGGCGGTAGATATAGCGGAGAGATATTATTTAAAGGTGAAAATATCAAAAGCAAAGACGAAATTTGGCTAAGACGAAAGCTAGCCATACTCTTTCAAGACGCCACGCTCTTTCCCTTTAGCGTCGAGAGAAATTTAACCTATGCGATGGAATTTTATGAGGGCAACATAAAAGATAAGCAAAAAAGAGTAGAAGAGCTGCTCAAAAGCGTAAATTTGCTAGATGAGATAAGTGACCTAGATATGCCAGCTAGCAAACTTTCAGGCGGTCAAAAGCAAAGACTTTGCATCGCAAGGATGCTAACTACAAAGCCTGAAGTGCTCATGCTTGACGAGCCTTGCTCATCACTTGATATGAAAAATGTCTTGATCATAGAAGATCTTTTAAAAAGCCTGTCGCAAAGATATACGATCATCATCACCACGCACAATGAAGAGCAGGCAAAAAGGCTTGGCGGCAGGATAGTCCGCATAGTGGATAAGAAATTTGCATTTTAAAAGAGCTAGAAATTCTAGCTCCAAATTTAGTCGATAAATCTTTTTGTGATATTTGCGTAGGCATCGATCCTGCGGTCTCTTAAAAATGGCCAAATTCTGCGAACTTCTTCGCTTCTTTTCATGTCTATCTCAACGATCTTGCATAGCTCATCTGTGCTATTTGCACGGAAAAGCTGCTCGCCTTGCGGCCCGTAAACAAAGCTATTTCCCCAAAACTTAATCCCATCCATCACGCCACTATCATCTTTTTCAAAGCCCACGCGATTTACTGCGACCACTGGCAGGCCATTTGCCACGCTGTGACCTCTTTGCACTGCCACCCACGCTTCAAGCTGCCTTGATTTTTCATCATCACTATCGCCCTCAAACCAGCCAATAGCCGTTGGATAGATGAGAATTTTCGCCCCTTTTAGCGCCATGAGCCTTGCAGCCTCAGGATACCACTGATCCCAACACACCAAAACGCCAAGCTTGCCAAGGCTCGTCTCAATAGGCTCAAAGCCGATATCGCCTGGCGTAAAGTAAAATTTCTCGTAAAATCCAGGGTCATCAGGGATGTGCATTTTTCGGTATTTGCCAGCCACGCTGCCATCACGCTCGAAGACAAAGGCGGTGTTGTGATAAAGTCCGTCAGCCCTCTTTTCAAAGAGTGAAGTGACCAAAACTACGCCGTTTTCTTTTACCACCCTGCCCCAAAAAGCGACATCTTCTTGCCAGTCATTTGCGTGATCAAAGAAATTTGTATCCTCGCTTTGGCAAAAGTACTGCGTCTGGTGCAGCTCTTGACAGACCACGAGATCAGCGCCACCTTTTTTTGCCTCTGCGATTAGCTCGAGTGTCTTTGCTATGGTCGCCTCTTTTGTCCCTTTAAATTCTTGTTGAAGTAGTGCTACTTTCATCTCATTTCCCTTCTTTGTCGTTGTATGGGTCTAAATGTGTGGTTATCTGCCACGAATAATCCCTAAATTTCTCTCTTATCTCAGCTTCAAGCGAGTCGGCCACTTCGTGCGCGTCGTAAAGCGAGATGTCTTTGTCAAAAACTAAATGCAGCGTTAAAAATATGGTATTTGCGCTCTGTCTTGTGTTTAGGTAGTGAAAGTCTGAAACCCTCTTCTTTGCCTTTATCATCTTGATGATCCCCTCTGTGACCTCAGGGCTTACTGCGTGATCTAGCAAGACACCAAGGGCGTCTTTGCCAAGGCTTATCGCACTTTGAGCGATGTAGCCACTTATCACGATACCAAAGATCGCATCTATCATCACAAATCCGCTAAATTTAATGATAAGCAGCGAGATGATGACTGCAAGGTTGCTAAAAAGGTCTATTTTATAGTGCAGCGCGTCTGCTTTTATGATAAGGTTTCCACTTTTTTTAGAAATTTGGTTTAAAAATAGCACCAAACATAGCGTCACAACTACCGAAAATACCATCACGCCGAGGCTTAAGCCAAGGTCTATCTCTAAATTTGGCTCGCTAAATTTCTTAACGCTCTCATAAAAAATATATCCAGCCGCTGCCACGATGATGATGCACTCAAATAGCGCTGCTAACGCCTCTAGCTTTGTGTAGCCAAAGTTAAATCTCTCATCGGCTTGCTTTCTTGACTTTCTAAGCGCAAATAAATTTAAAAGCGAGACTATAAAATCAAGCATTGAATCAATCGCCGAGCCAAGCACAGCGACTGAGCCGCTAAAAAGTCCAGCTGTAAATTTTACAAGTGCGAGCAAAAAAGCGCATGCTCCAGCTGCGATAACAGCCTTATTTTCGCCCTGCGTGCACTCCTGCTTATTTATGCGGTTAAACTCATAATCAAACGGACTTGACAAAGTTAAGACCTTTTGTATCTATTTTGGCTTGAGCAGTGAAGCGAGCCATTTTGACGCACAAAAACTAGCGAATTTACACCGATGATCTTTCTATCTGGCAGTGCCTTGGCTAGTAAATTTAGCACCTTTTTATCGTTTTCGTCATTATATGTTGGCACGATTAGCGCACCATTTATAAAGATAAAATTTGCGTATGTGCAGCCAAGCCTTTTACCATCATAAAATTTAGACTTAGGAAGCGGCAGAGCAAGTAGCTTAAAGCCAGTTTTTTTAAGCTCATCCTCCATCCTTTTTAGCTCGCTAAAGTGCTCATCGCTCTTGTCATCACAAGCTGCGTAAGCGATAGTATCAGGTGTGATAAAACGCGCTAAAGTGTCGATGTGGCTATCTGTGTCATCACCTCTTATAAAGCCATTTTCAAGCCAGATGATACGCTTTAGGCCAAATAAATTTTTTAGCTTCTCCTCGATTTGCTCTTTGCTTAGAGAGGAATTTCTATTTTCATTTAGCAGGCATTTTGTGGTGGTTAAAAGCACACCATCTCCGTTAAACTCGACGCTTCCGCCCTCTAGTATCATATCAACTGGCTCAAGCTTGGTTTTGTAAATTTTAGCTAGCTCTAAATTTATCGCATCATCTTTTGAACTCTTAAATTTACCGCCCCAAGCGTTAAATTTAAAGTCATAGCTCTTTACGCCGTCTTTGGTGCAAACGTCGATCATACCGTAGTCTCTGATCCAAGTATCATCAGTATCAAGCTTAACAAACTCAACATTTTTAAATTTCTTAAACCTAGAAAAATTTGCCTCATCAGGGCAGATGAGCACTACCTTTTCAAACGGCGTAATAGCAGCCACTAGCTCTTCATAACTAGCTAAAATCTCCTCTAAATAAGGCTCCCAGTCGCTCTTACTATGTGGCAGCGACAAAAACAAAAGCTCCTGCTCTTCCCACTCTGCGTAA from Campylobacter concisus includes the following:
- the pstC gene encoding phosphate ABC transporter permease subunit PstC, which codes for MIGQIFKGGVYAFTLLSAMLLLLLVGFLLLNSTSFFAEVSLFDFLLNGDWDVSTEPFSFGLFNILVANFAVAFLACIFSFFISLGVTIFICFFASAWLRHVLDWMIRILAGIPSIIYGFFALYTVVKILESGLKMSAGESVLAASLILSIMILPFFTSHLLQSVDLLKQNFKTNSDALGVSTGYFIRKIIFRKSIRASISGFILAFSRAAGETMAVMMVIGNTPLFPHLLSKAQTIPSLIALEMGMSEAGSLHYHALIASGFILLVFIFMLNIFIFKFEKNNERF
- a CDS encoding PstA family ABC transporter permease — protein: MNAFKDHLVKFYAYLCVFIVVAVIFWIFYFIFANGISQINLDFLTKNPQGLNLGESGGIRDAIIGSFLLMILSMIFSALLGVSCAIYRQIYCTSSTIKLGLKFIIQTMASIPSILLGMFVYGLFIVSLDIPKSLLTASITLALMVFPFVEVSVEKVISQIDEKMLRDSFALGVDKNFMARKLVLPTIRKNIISILILAGSYAIGATAPLLLTGVVFMAKAEGLLSPVMALPFHLHMLLSQSVATQNAYATALVLIFILIILHLLSAVVLFDIGEKIAKYFKHKRS
- a CDS encoding phosphate ABC transporter ATP-binding protein, which produces MPNILNIKDLSIFYQDNEILKDLNLSVAENEIICLMGSSGCGKSTFLSALNGFLEQKGGRYSGEILFKGENIKSKDEIWLRRKLAILFQDATLFPFSVERNLTYAMEFYEGNIKDKQKRVEELLKSVNLLDEISDLDMPASKLSGGQKQRLCIARMLTTKPEVLMLDEPCSSLDMKNVLIIEDLLKSLSQRYTIIITTHNEEQAKRLGGRIVRIVDKKFAF
- a CDS encoding carbon-nitrogen hydrolase, with amino-acid sequence MKVALLQQEFKGTKEATIAKTLELIAEAKKGGADLVVCQELHQTQYFCQSEDTNFFDHANDWQEDVAFWGRVVKENGVVLVTSLFEKRADGLYHNTAFVFERDGSVAGKYRKMHIPDDPGFYEKFYFTPGDIGFEPIETSLGKLGVLVCWDQWYPEAARLMALKGAKILIYPTAIGWFEGDSDDEKSRQLEAWVAVQRGHSVANGLPVVAVNRVGFEKDDSGVMDGIKFWGNSFVYGPQGEQLFRANSTDELCKIVEIDMKRSEEVRRIWPFLRDRRIDAYANITKRFID
- a CDS encoding cation diffusion facilitator family transporter — encoded protein: MSSPFDYEFNRINKQECTQGENKAVIAAGACAFLLALVKFTAGLFSGSVAVLGSAIDSMLDFIVSLLNLFALRKSRKQADERFNFGYTKLEALAALFECIIIVAAAGYIFYESVKKFSEPNLEIDLGLSLGVMVFSVVVTLCLVLFLNQISKKSGNLIIKADALHYKIDLFSNLAVIISLLIIKFSGFVMIDAIFGIVISGYIAQSAISLGKDALGVLLDHAVSPEVTEGIIKMIKAKKRVSDFHYLNTRQSANTIFLTLHLVFDKDISLYDAHEVADSLEAEIREKFRDYSWQITTHLDPYNDKEGK
- a CDS encoding agmatine deiminase family protein — translated: MRAYAEWEEQELLFLSLPHSKSDWEPYLEEILASYEELVAAITPFEKVVLICPDEANFSRFKKFKNVEFVKLDTDDTWIRDYGMIDVCTKDGVKSYDFKFNAWGGKFKSSKDDAINLELAKIYKTKLEPVDMILEGGSVEFNGDGVLLTTTKCLLNENRNSSLSKEQIEEKLKNLFGLKRIIWLENGFIRGDDTDSHIDTLARFITPDTIAYAACDDKSDEHFSELKRMEDELKKTGFKLLALPLPKSKFYDGKRLGCTYANFIFINGALIVPTYNDENDKKVLNLLAKALPDRKIIGVNSLVFVRQNGSLHCSSQNRYKRS